In one Natronomonas pharaonis DSM 2160 genomic region, the following are encoded:
- a CDS encoding Glu/Leu/Phe/Val dehydrogenase dimerization domain-containing protein, with protein sequence MVQESADTGEKAETAVQTAREQLEHASDYADVEEAVVTRLKYPTTVLTTPIPVKRDDGSVDAFMGYRAQHDDVRGPYKGGIRYHPDVTESECVGLAMWMT encoded by the coding sequence GTGGTTCAGGAATCAGCAGACACGGGGGAGAAAGCGGAGACTGCAGTTCAAACGGCTCGCGAGCAACTGGAACACGCATCGGACTACGCTGATGTGGAGGAGGCGGTCGTCACCCGGCTGAAGTATCCGACAACGGTTCTTACCACACCGATACCAGTCAAGCGAGACGACGGAAGCGTTGATGCCTTCATGGGCTATCGAGCACAGCACGACGACGTTCGAGGGCCGTACAAAGGGGGAATCCGATATCACCCGGACGTCACCGAGTCAGAGTGCGTTGGGTTGGCGATGTGGATGACTTAG
- a CDS encoding amino acid ABC transporter substrate-binding protein: MVNRNQPSTAESTDRRTFLKASGAMGAAGLAGLAGCLDGFDDTPEDRDVFRFGAVTSLSGDLRFGGTITERGYDLWEQAVNENGGIEIDGTSYEVEVEYADAQSEPSTGADAAEQMIDSGVDALFGPYSSNVTLAVAPIAEREGLPHITGSAESPDIWKEQYRYTFGTIPAGNVIAGDAAESIFNFDPAPETVCITGVNDPFTSDVAEALRETAEANGIEVLYYELFPRDADWTSPVSVAKNEDPDLHFHAAHIEAHVDFLTAAKDLDYNPDAFFSHYGVDTESFAEGLGDDAAHTLGATVWLPRLDLPGDILFDGPQDYADASEAAFDVTPDYTQAGSTAAGIVYQEALQELGAAPPLLDDEKDELIDILENIEVQTFYGEVDFETEGDLYHSNTAADILTIQRSTDGFDIVAPDTQMESEPEYPVPEWGAR; the protein is encoded by the coding sequence ATGGTAAACCGGAACCAACCGTCAACGGCTGAATCGACAGATAGACGAACATTCCTGAAGGCGTCAGGGGCCATGGGAGCTGCTGGCCTCGCCGGCCTCGCCGGATGCCTCGATGGCTTCGATGATACGCCTGAGGATAGAGACGTATTCAGATTCGGGGCTGTGACCTCGCTTTCCGGCGACCTTCGATTTGGCGGGACGATTACTGAACGTGGATACGACCTCTGGGAGCAGGCCGTCAACGAAAACGGCGGTATCGAAATCGACGGAACGAGTTACGAAGTTGAAGTCGAATACGCAGACGCACAAAGTGAGCCATCGACGGGCGCTGACGCGGCAGAACAGATGATTGACAGCGGGGTCGATGCCCTCTTCGGACCCTACTCAAGCAACGTTACGCTCGCTGTGGCGCCGATCGCCGAACGAGAGGGACTCCCCCACATCACCGGCAGCGCCGAGTCACCCGATATCTGGAAAGAGCAGTACCGGTACACCTTCGGAACGATCCCTGCAGGGAACGTCATCGCCGGTGATGCAGCCGAATCGATCTTCAATTTCGATCCGGCACCTGAGACAGTGTGTATCACTGGCGTTAACGACCCATTCACCAGCGACGTCGCAGAAGCGCTTCGTGAAACGGCAGAGGCAAACGGAATCGAGGTGCTTTATTACGAGCTGTTCCCGCGGGACGCCGACTGGACAAGCCCAGTCAGCGTTGCGAAGAACGAGGACCCGGACCTCCACTTCCACGCAGCCCACATAGAAGCACACGTTGACTTCCTGACGGCAGCGAAAGACCTAGATTACAATCCTGACGCGTTCTTCAGCCACTACGGCGTCGACACCGAGAGCTTCGCCGAGGGGCTTGGAGATGATGCGGCACACACGCTTGGGGCGACGGTCTGGCTGCCGCGGCTGGACCTGCCCGGCGATATTCTCTTCGACGGGCCGCAGGATTACGCCGATGCATCCGAGGCGGCCTTCGACGTGACCCCGGACTACACCCAAGCCGGGTCGACGGCGGCGGGCATCGTCTATCAAGAAGCGCTCCAGGAGTTGGGGGCCGCCCCGCCGCTGCTGGATGACGAAAAAGACGAGCTGATTGATATCTTAGAGAACATCGAAGTCCAGACGTTCTACGGAGAAGTGGACTTCGAGACGGAGGGCGACCTCTACCACAGCAACACCGCAGCGGACATACTGACGATACAGCGGTCGACTGACGGGTTCGATATCGTCGCTCCGGACACCCAAATGGAGTCTGAGCCTGAGTACCCGGTCCCTGAGTGGGGGGCGAGATAG
- a CDS encoding aspartate aminotransferase family protein codes for MRETMSQEHSPQTTNSEIEDQYEQYLMPIWKDLDVPIRRAEGCTVEDFDGNEYLDVFSGIAVTNAGHRNDAVVEAAKDQLDEFIHGCSYLHPHQPAAELAKRLAEITPGDLEKSFFANSGTEAVEGAIKLARKYTGSKEVIALEMSFHGRTLGSLALTGNKGYKNEMAPTINDVAHVAPPYAYRCQLCDGGPCSNDCGDRLEQVIQTHTAGDLAAVVVEPVMGEGGIIVPPEGWLERVQEITHDHGGLLIVDEVQAGYGRTGEMWASDHFDVVPDIMPQAKGIANGLPLGAFTARPEIADAFESGDHLSTFGGNPVACAAALETIEQLEAGLIDNARTQGEWLTSRLEELEADHEVIGDTRGLGLMQGIELIDAGGETGPMDVAPEPDAKLAKKVSHHLREEGIVIGVGGFHGNVLRFQPPLSISRDQLERTVDAIDDALSAKE; via the coding sequence ATGAGGGAAACCATGTCTCAGGAACACTCCCCACAAACAACCAATTCCGAGATCGAAGACCAGTACGAGCAGTATTTGATGCCGATCTGGAAAGACCTCGATGTCCCGATTCGACGGGCTGAAGGCTGTACTGTCGAGGATTTCGACGGCAACGAGTATTTGGATGTCTTTTCGGGCATCGCCGTCACGAACGCCGGCCACCGCAACGATGCCGTCGTCGAGGCCGCCAAAGACCAACTTGATGAGTTCATCCATGGCTGTTCGTATCTCCATCCACACCAGCCCGCCGCGGAACTGGCCAAACGACTTGCCGAAATCACTCCCGGCGACCTCGAAAAGTCCTTTTTTGCCAACTCCGGCACAGAGGCCGTCGAAGGCGCAATCAAACTCGCTCGCAAATACACCGGCTCGAAGGAAGTCATCGCCCTCGAGATGTCCTTCCACGGCCGAACCCTCGGCTCCCTAGCGCTTACTGGCAACAAGGGCTACAAAAACGAGATGGCCCCCACCATCAACGATGTCGCCCACGTCGCCCCGCCGTACGCCTATCGCTGCCAACTCTGTGACGGCGGCCCCTGCTCGAACGACTGTGGCGACCGCCTCGAACAGGTCATCCAAACCCATACCGCTGGCGACCTCGCGGCCGTCGTCGTCGAACCCGTCATGGGCGAAGGCGGCATCATCGTTCCGCCGGAGGGCTGGCTCGAACGCGTCCAAGAGATTACCCACGACCACGGCGGCCTGCTCATCGTCGACGAAGTCCAAGCTGGCTACGGCCGAACCGGCGAAATGTGGGCCAGCGACCACTTCGATGTCGTCCCCGACATCATGCCGCAGGCAAAAGGCATCGCCAACGGCCTCCCGCTCGGGGCATTCACCGCCCGGCCCGAAATCGCCGATGCCTTCGAGTCCGGCGACCACCTCTCGACGTTCGGCGGCAACCCCGTTGCCTGTGCGGCCGCTCTCGAAACCATCGAGCAACTCGAAGCCGGACTCATCGACAACGCACGCACGCAGGGCGAGTGGCTCACAAGCCGGCTCGAAGAACTCGAAGCCGACCACGAAGTCATTGGTGACACCCGTGGGCTCGGACTGATGCAAGGCATCGAGCTCATTGATGCCGGTGGAGAAACCGGGCCGATGGATGTCGCGCCCGAGCCGGACGCCAAGCTAGCCAAGAAGGTTTCCCATCACCTCCGCGAGGAGGGTATCGTCATCGGCGTCGGCGGGTTCCACGGCAACGTGCTGCGCTTCCAGCCGCCGCTGTCCATCTCCCGCGACCAACTTGAACGGACTGTCGACGCTATCGATGACGCCCTGTCCGCCAAGGAGTAG
- a CDS encoding aldehyde ferredoxin oxidoreductase family protein translates to MLHGRGPLLRVDVSEQAVLEEPIESVHKEYIGGRGVGTRLAHERIPFDVDPLGPENHLIFTTGPMQASNMSFTGRMNATSVSPLTDGLLSSNAGGFLSRNFTATGYGAVDFVGASDELIVVHVRDDDVRFESVPELEGATVPETTAYLETEHGISPDQTAVIGPAGENEVRFASVMTTEERAFGRGGLGAVFGSKNIKAVTFDGNSSPDIEIPATQMEIHQEAATDDHIMKRQGTVAVMDLANEVEGLPAYYFSEQQFDGVEGINGAAVEEKKYEKGTCSACAFACKLPTKDDDAGVETEGPEFEVAMAFGSNSGVDDIVEVMKSNQLCDEYGLDAISAGNTIAAYLASEDEFGNTELIHELVEKIAHRQDEGDLLAEGIDRIHDELGVENWTVKGLDFAAHEGRVLHGQGLSYAVANRGADHMYATFYSVEYPLVPDEDALDPNGTLGKADRLVHRENLMALNDSGVICKFSRDYMNPERYEALFDADFEELLDVGARTVTLERHFNNQRGFDRKADNALPYDLPDLEQALDEYYETRGWVDGVVPEENVPEV, encoded by the coding sequence ATGCTACACGGTCGCGGACCCCTGCTCAGGGTCGATGTAAGCGAACAAGCGGTGCTGGAAGAACCAATCGAATCGGTCCACAAGGAGTATATTGGGGGCCGAGGCGTCGGCACGAGACTAGCTCACGAGCGAATCCCCTTCGACGTTGACCCGCTTGGCCCGGAAAACCACCTCATATTCACGACCGGGCCCATGCAGGCCTCAAATATGAGCTTCACCGGTCGGATGAACGCGACCAGCGTCTCTCCGTTGACCGATGGTTTGCTGTCGAGCAATGCCGGCGGTTTCCTTTCGCGAAACTTCACCGCGACGGGATACGGCGCGGTCGACTTCGTCGGCGCCAGCGATGAACTGATTGTCGTCCACGTCCGGGACGACGACGTGCGGTTTGAGTCCGTTCCTGAGCTTGAAGGCGCGACGGTCCCGGAAACGACCGCTTACCTGGAGACGGAACACGGCATCAGTCCCGACCAGACCGCTGTCATCGGGCCGGCTGGGGAAAACGAGGTCCGGTTTGCCTCCGTCATGACCACCGAAGAACGGGCGTTTGGCCGCGGTGGGTTGGGCGCGGTCTTCGGAAGCAAAAATATCAAAGCTGTCACCTTCGATGGGAACTCTTCTCCGGATATAGAGATTCCTGCGACGCAGATGGAGATCCATCAAGAGGCTGCCACCGACGACCACATCATGAAGCGACAGGGGACGGTGGCGGTGATGGACCTTGCGAACGAAGTCGAGGGCCTCCCTGCGTACTACTTCTCCGAGCAGCAGTTCGACGGTGTCGAGGGTATCAATGGAGCGGCAGTCGAGGAGAAAAAATACGAGAAGGGAACCTGCTCGGCTTGCGCGTTCGCGTGTAAACTCCCAACGAAAGATGACGACGCCGGCGTCGAAACAGAAGGCCCCGAGTTCGAGGTCGCGATGGCGTTTGGGTCAAACTCCGGCGTCGACGATATCGTCGAAGTTATGAAATCGAACCAGCTCTGTGACGAATACGGACTCGATGCTATTTCGGCGGGCAATACGATTGCCGCATATCTCGCATCCGAAGATGAGTTCGGTAATACTGAGCTAATCCACGAGCTGGTGGAGAAGATAGCCCACCGGCAAGACGAAGGGGACCTACTGGCTGAAGGAATCGACCGGATTCACGACGAGTTGGGTGTCGAAAATTGGACTGTCAAGGGGCTTGACTTCGCTGCCCACGAGGGCCGAGTGCTTCACGGACAGGGACTCTCGTATGCCGTCGCTAATCGAGGAGCGGACCACATGTACGCGACCTTTTATTCCGTTGAGTATCCGCTCGTCCCGGATGAGGACGCACTGGATCCGAATGGAACCCTTGGCAAGGCAGACCGGCTGGTCCACAGAGAAAACCTCATGGCGCTCAACGACTCGGGCGTGATCTGCAAGTTCTCTAGGGATTACATGAACCCGGAGCGGTACGAGGCGCTCTTTGATGCTGATTTCGAAGAGCTGCTTGACGTAGGTGCCCGGACTGTCACCCTGGAACGTCATTTCAACAACCAGCGCGGCTTTGACCGCAAAGCGGATAACGCCCTCCCGTACGACCTCCCCGACCTTGAGCAGGCGCTGGACGAGTACTACGAGACGCGAGGATGGGTCGACGGGGTTGTTCCGGAAGAGAACGTTCCCGAAGTGTGA